The DNA sequence GTGTATGTAAGAACCTCTTTAGTCAGCATTTCCTCCTGAATAAATTGGGATGTGAAACAGCATTTCCTGATACCAGCTGATGTGTATTAACAGTCATCATGTAGCTTAGTCTGTAATAATTCTGTGTGCTATGTGAGACCACAGCTACTTCCTTAGAAGATGGGTTTTAGTTCTGTCTTAAGTTCTCCACAGTTGAAATTCTGGGCTTAATCTGAATTTGAACTGAGCAGGAAAGCCTACTGCTTAGGTGTGTTGTATATGTGAGAGGAGCTATATACCAATGTTCTGAACAGGCCAAGTTTTTTCTTATCTTTTGTTGAGATCTCAGTGGTTTAAAAGCTGCATCTTTTGCAGATGACTGTGCTTACCAAAAGGCATTGTCAAGTGAGTGTTTTTACTGCAATGATGTTTTTATGATGTTGTGTGTAATTTTGTCTTTAATCAAGTTGGAGGAGTTTTACCAAGATGGCAGTCTACATTTTCTTTTGCCTAGAATTTTGTTTAAGACTGAATAATACTCTTTGGAGAGAGGTGAATTAAGCTAGGTGCATAGTTATCAGATTTCTGATagaatttggttttgtttgcagtAGTCTACAACAGTCCTCTGGTGTTCATCTTCAGTGCTTTTGCAAAAGATTGCAGAACATGTGGTTTTGCTCAGTTGAGATAAGGAAAGTTTTGGATTTAGACTTTCATTTATGGTGGATGTTAGAGAGATATGATAGTTTTTTAACACATGAAAAATAACAGGCCTTaaggttttgtttaaaaatagagTAACAGCAGTGAAACCCATAGCCTCTCCAAAGCCCTAGGAGCACAGATCTGGCTAAAGTGCTGTCTCAAACAACGGAAATGCCCAGTGTTGTTGGCTGATTCATGTCATTCCACAAGAGGGAAGTGTTTGGGCTTTAGTCTGTGAACCTGAGGGGATACCTTGGTGGCATCTTTTATCTCGGAGAACTCTGGAATGCTTATCCTGTGTACTTAGCTACTTTATGACCACGGGAATGCAGAGTGCCAGATCTGGCAGGACCTTCAGGTCTCGCTTGGGAATGTGGATTGACCTGATGTTCTGTTCAAATCCAAATTGTAGTTTCAGCCTTCAGTAATCTTGCCAAGTGTTTCcaaaaaataagaaatgtaTTTATGAGTTCTTTACCAATGTGTCTTCTTTGCAGTTCTTTCAACATGCAATTCTGTCAGTAGACATTGAAAGACAGTAGgtcagaaaaatatttgaacaATTACTTCTTTTGTCTAGCAGAGGCAGTGTTCAGCATTTGGAAGAGCGATTTCTGCTCTCTTTCCCCACTCCCATCTGAAAAGTTGTCATTAAGAACAAGCTGTTCCCATTTGAGATAAATTTTgacctggggctctgcagccagCTTCCTTGTCTGTGGCAGCTTCCTTGTTTTTAATGGATTAAGTTGGAGTTCTGTTGTCATTTCTGTATAGTTTATCTGACAtactgctttttctttcccagaggagaagaagaaactgGTTCGAGAATTCGATGAGAAGCAGCGTGAAGCCAACGAGACGGTGAGTGTGGGGCTTCTGCCTTCCTGAGGGCTGGAAGACTGCTGCCTTAAAAAGGACAGCACTTGCAAATGTTACTTTTTTATGGATCCTGTTCTGGCAGGCAGGAGTTTAACTTTTTTACTGTTTGAGAATTGATCTGATAGGTGTGTCTGTGTTTGTTAAGACAGTTGTGTATACTCATATGTTACAAAAATATAGACACATATTCTTACGTgttttttgaggggtttttgaATGCTCAGTTTTGATAACTGCTTTCACTTTGTTGAAGAAGGTAGAGCAGTGGAGGTGCAATTAAAATTGTTAGAGGTTTTAGGGCAGGCATGTAGAGAATCTGCTGCCTGGAGTGTTTTATTGTACTGCTCTCTTTTTTCATGTTGGTCTTAGCCTGTCTGATCTTTCTGCAGTAGTGTAAAGGCTTTCTGGACAGCAGGTGATATGGAACAGCACCAGAAAAGCCATGTGATTTGTCTTTTAAAACAAGACATTATGAATTAAGCTTTCTTTTCATATTTCCCTGTGCAGTTTGTTAGGTTGTGTTTTAGTCACAGCTGAACATGATGCGTTATTCCCCTAACTTACTGGGGTTTATTGACTGGTACCTCTAGGTGGTGATGTATGAGAtgtggagctgcctctgtgagAGCTCATGGTGGCATACAGCTTTAAGCATTTTGAATTTGTTACAGCTGTCACCAGAAGTTGATGTGAAAATTCATGCATCCTGAGTCTTGGGGCTTGCAGATTGTAACTCAGGTTGCCAAGCCTGGATGTTCAGAGCCTGAATTTAGTGCTGTGCCTACCCATGCAATAGATCTGAATGAGGAGATGGCTGAGGTACTCAGCATCTTGTTTACCTCAATCTTCAATGGTAACCTCTTTTCCCACATCTCTTGGGTTAATGGACTGCCATGCCAGGACCATGGGAGCAAATTCCTTCCTTTAGGGGATGACCAGGTTCATGAGCACATGAGAAACCTGAACATACTAAATCTATGGGATCTGATGAGATGCATCACAGAGTCCCAAGGGAATTGGCTGATGTAGTTGCTAAGCTACTGTCCATGGCATTTGAAAAAGTCAAAGCAATCAGGTGGAGTCCCAGGTGATGCTCCACCAGGGTGATGTCCCTGGATGCCCTATTCCTGGAAGTATTCAgcttggtctagtggaaggtgccctTACCCATGGCAGGAGTGTTGGAACGAGgtggtctttaaggtctcttccatcccaaaccatacTATGATTCTGTCTCTTTGCACAGATGTAATAGAAAGCTGATACCCATCCTATAAATGCTTAAACGATAAGAAAGTGAGAATTGCAAATTTTGAAATTTGGAGTGATGTTTTAGGGAACGAAAATCAAGCATTTAAgcttgagaattttttttcattgcagTGCTGTGTATGTGAAAATACACATGGGCTCAACAGCATTGGGTAGCGTGGTGTACTCAATACTAGATGGAGTGTGGGGTTTAGGGTTATCCCTCTCAGCCAGTCCAAAACAAATGTGAATCCTTTCATCTGGTGCTGAGTTTTGAGTATGGCTGCTGCTAAGCATGGATTTGGTGCTTTAAAGAATAAAtatcttttgtttgctttcttttgttGAAGCTGCGGGAAATGGAGGAAGAGCTGAAGTACGCTCCTGTGCCTTTCCGCAACCAAATGATGAGCAAAATCCGAGCCTACAGAAGAGACCTGTCCATGTTCCAGAGGGATATGAGAAGCACAGATTTGGGGTTGGGCCGTGGAAACCAAGGCGATACAAAATATGGGATCTTTGCCACAGAAAATGAACAGAGTGTAAGGATTAGATGTAAATTTGATCTGACCGTGCTGTGATTGTGCAGGAGCATTACCGCAGATGCATTGCTTACAGTGCTTCTACTTTAGGCTACCTCTGTGCTTTTATAAGTCCCTGTAAGTCTCTCTGCATGTAACATGAATATCTCAGGGAGAAGAACACCTGGAACTCAGAGGAgagtttttctgtttaaaacaaaGATAGGCATGTAATCAAAATGGAACTCATTGAAAGACACGTGGTTAGTAATTTGCACAACATTCTGTACCAAAACTCTTCGTTTAATCATTGCACAGGTTTCCCTTCCTACAGGAGGGAAAACACAGAAGTGATGCTTCTTAATGAAAAAAAGGTTAACTCACCTAGTTCTAATCTCCAAAACTAGCAAAGCATGAATCATGCATTGTATAGGTTCTTTGGTAGAATTATCTTTTAAGTGATCTTAGTGTAAATAATTTCAAGAAAAtataaggatttttttctctagcACTTTTTTCACTATGGTCTTGCTGCTACAATGCAAAAAGTACACCAATTTCTTGTTTACCAGATAGGCTTAGAGATATCTGAGCTAGTGAGACTGAGTCTCCTTATTGTCTTCAAAGTGCTGTCATCTGTATAGAGGTGggcttttcatttttctgctttagATGAGGCCAGTTTTGAGGGGGGTTCTTTGTTTAGtatttccttctgctgcagcttGGGAAATTTTTGCATTTGATTCCTCTTGACTGATTACTCTAAAACCTGAGAGCAGGGTGATAACACTTTATTTTGAGCTACCTTCTGACCCCAAGGTCGGCAAACATTCCTTATACTCTAAACCAGGCTACTGGCATGAAAAGAGGATCTTTGTTACTTAGCTGTCCATCTGTTAGTGCTGTTTGTTCCTAATCCTTTTGACTGTAAACTCGTAAAGATTTCCCTGGCAACCAACTGTGAAGGCTGACTTCAGATGTGAATGGAAGTAAAAGTTAGCATCTGGAAAAGAAAGGTACTATTTTTATGTAAATGTTCTTTGATGGAAAAGTAAATTGTTACAAAGACAGCTTTTTGGAACTGTTTTAACTCTTCAGTGCTGTATCCTTTTTAGAGATTTAACCAGATTTGGTCATAATCTTACAAGGTGAACAAGGCTCGGCCAAAATTAACCAGGCTGCATCAGTTAACGTAAGGAGTGTGTACAGCTAATACAAATGGATGGCCTACGGAGTCACATCCTAACTTTGTAATGTCACAAGCCTAGTACTTCTGTCTCTGTGCTCAATAGTTAAGCATCCATTATTTTTCAGACTAACCTGCAGTCGCAgagggtgctgctgctccagggcacgGACAGTCTGAACCGAGCCAGCGAGAGCATCGAGCGCTCGCAGCGCATCGCTGCCGAGACCGACCAGATCGGCACGGATATCATCGAGGAGCTCGGCGAGCAGCGCGAGCAGCTGGAGCGCACCAAGAGCAGGGTGAGCAGGAGTCTGGGCATGGCTCAGAAACAGTCTGCTCTTACTTGGTGGGAACTCTGTGCCACCAGTTACTCTCAGGGACCTTCCAAGGCATAGTCATCCGATTGGATAGCTCTACAGACCAAATTCAGGCTGCCACATTGCTATTTGTTCTCATAAAAGACAAGTAATTGCTGTAGAAGGGTTCAAAGCATGGTGGTAAAAtgtctgctgctgtgtctgtgcaaaATGGGAGATTAGACCTATAGATCTGCTAGAAAAAATAGCATTACTGAAAAAGTTGCAGATCATAAGGAGTTGTCTTGTGACTAGACTACTAGTTAAAGTTAAGATTTTGGAAACAGTTAGCAAGTTTTTGTAACTAAATTAAATTTAGTAGAAGAGTAATTACTTAATTACTAGCTTTCCAATATTtgcagggagggagaaaatGCCCAACAACGTGTCTGTTCCTCATCCTTGGTTCAAGAAGCTCCGCTTCTGATGTGAAAGCTTCAAAAACTAGTTCACTTGTTTTGTTTATGCACGTATGCAAAACTGACAGTTTGATTTTTGAACTAACAAACTGATGGGATTTTCTGTGTGTGCAAGGGATCCCGAGTGTAAAGCTTTTAGGTGAGTGACTTCAGGGGACACTGAGTTTGGCAAATAAGCTCACTCAGCCAAAGCAAAAAGCATACCCCTGCTTTTGGGAGTTCTTTCTACTCATTGCAGCAAAGTCTGTAGCTTTTTTGTTTAAGTAGTTCTGTAATTTCAGTCAGAATTTGATTTGTCCTGTTCCAAAATTTGAGTTAGAAAGCAGGAAAGGAAATTGATCTAAAGATTGGTAGGTACAGTTTTTGTCCTTCAACTGATAAAAAGTATTACAGTCCTTCAGGCATCACAGTCTCTCAACAGATTATTCACAGAAGCATAAAATTGTTTAGATTGGAAAAGGCCTCaaagatcatggagtccaactgTTAACCCATCACTGCTGTGTTCATCACTAAACAGGGTCTGTGACTTTTATTGTGAGCCTCTTAGGCAATGAATTGTGGAATTGTGTAAATCACACATTCCAGCTGGAAGCAGACTTTCTTCTTACTTGTGCTTTCATAGTGAAGATTGGAAATTTACTAAGCTCCCAATGGACTTGATAGTTTTCTTCCTCAGCTTTGTCCAGTCCACCTCAGAGCAAAGAAACATACAAGCAGCTTTGCAGTTGTGGGCAATGTGTTAAACTACAGAGGAATTGTGCAGGCAGGTCTCTGTGATATAAGTGACCTGGCTTACGCTTCACTTCCTTAGAATGTTTGGAAGTGGAATAGTGAAATCTTACCTGGAGAACAGTGGCCATGCATCATGAATTGTCTGTGAAGCAGCAGCTTCTTTAGTTTTCTATAACTTCACTTAATTGCATGTTTCTTAATAGCTGGGTATGCTGGGCAGTTCATTGCTGGGCAGTACAAAGCTGAAATGGATTATCCATTAACAGCCCAGAGCTTGTACACACTGGGTCACTTAGACCTCTGAGTGCAACACAGTTCTTTCTTTAACAGAACTTGAGCAGCATTTCAAACACTTTGATATGCACTGGGGTTAACACATCAGTATCGCTCTCTTCTGGTGTTAACGGAAATGAAACTTAATGAAAGAAGTTAATACCACTTTTCTGATATTTGTATATTAATTAAAGAGGCAGAAAGTGGTCTCAGGTTGCATGTCTTTATATGTATCTAAGGGAAAGTATAGAGAAAAGTCTTAATTTCTCCTTAGAAAAGAGGCAATGCTTCCAGCTGCTGTTGTGAGTAGAAAACAGTGCTGTGTCTCAATTTTGAGAGGACGTGGTCATCCTGTCCTGTAATTCATTGCAGCATTTCAACACCAGCTGTTTTCACATGCATCTTCCCAGAGTTGATGTGTGTTTATTTAACTGACAAGTAACTTGTCTCTCCTCAGTTGGTGAACACCAGTGAGAACTTGAGCAAGAGCCGCAAGATTCTGCGCTCGATGtcccggaggtgagtggtgtgcaGGCTGTTGAACAGCACTGACTGTGTGCTGTTTGGTCAGGGGGGTGTGGGGTCTTTACCCATCCAAACCATGGTGAGGACAGAAGCAAGTTACAGTGACTTGCTCGTGGTGCCTTCAGATGCCCCTCATTgaggctgggaagggctgtgccATAAATCACTGCAGCACTGGGTGGGTTAGATGCCTGATGACACAGACTAATCTGTTTAACCACACCAATGCCCTAGAGCAGTTAGTCCTAGGCTGGCCCATGAAACACTCTTCAGCTGAACCATGAAATACTCTTGAGCTGGACCATGTATGATTTTGATGGCTAAAACCTTGGTTTCTTAAGTGGATTTGCAGTTTAGCTATATTGTTTAATTAGCCTTAAAAACCCAGTTCATAGATTGTATTGCCAGCAGGTACTTATCTCCTCATAACCTTTCCTTTATGCCTATTGCCAAAGGAAGTTGTGATAACTGTCTAGTTTTCAGTAGTAAAAGTACTTTATTATTTTGAGATTTTAGTTTTCATTCAGCAATATCGTTCCAAGTCAAAGCACCACCATGAGGGTTTTTAGCACAGGACTTCAGGTAttgttttcctctttgcttGACTGAAGGAGCAGGCACATATAGGGCAAGGATCTGCCTTCTGTGGAACAGGGGAAGAGGAACAGAACTGCTACTGCTGAAACAGGAGATTCAAACAGGATTTCCAGGAAAACAGGAGGAGTGAACTATTGAGTTTGGCCCTTTCTGCTCGTTAAGAGCTTTTTGAAAAGCACAGTGTGGTCTCACTGAAACAGGGAAGGGAAGATGGGGATCTAGATCTAGAATATGCTTTCATAACaagctaaaaaaacccaaaaaaccttggatttttatttttaaactctaGAATAACCACAAATAAGTTGCTGCTGTCAATTATCATCATCCTGGAACTGGCCATCCTAGGAGGTGTGGTCTACTACAAGTTCTTTCGCAAGAAATGAACCTTCATGATCAAAATGAGCTTTTCCATtgatgaggaagaggatgggCTGTCTGCTCCCTTTGACTGTCTGAGGGTTGAACTGAGTCATGAGACAGCACATTCAACTGAAACTGTACTGACACGTGAAAGACAGAGAATGGGAGTAAAAAGAAAGAGGCTTGAACTACTGGTAAGATTAATAAGAaggtaataaatattttattgtctCATTTTGTATATACTTAACTAAATGAATAAATCTTGCTATGTAATAAAGTAGCCACTGATCAATGGAAAAGCTAGTTTATTTAAAAACTGAGATGTTAACAGTATTTGCCAAGTGTTGACAATCTATCCACTCAAGTGCCTCAGCAGAGATCTGTAGTGTCCAATATATCCAGCATGGGTTCTTAAATCCTCACTTGCTCTTCACTGTCAGATTCATCTGGAGAGCTGGGTGTTGGGAGTTCATCAAAAGTGGTGTGTGCTCCTTCCCTTGTCTGCCCAAAGCACGTCGCTATCACATCGACTGCAAGGCGAGCAGTTGCTTTCACTGCCTCTTGAGAAGCTCCCAGCAGTGGATTGACTTCAACCATGTCTACAGCTGAAAGCATTCCTGTGAAAATGATTGGCAGCTTTATTACTCTGACAAAGGGTACAGTCTTCAGCACGGTTTTGTTTGCAGCCTTTTATTCATTGTAGCAAGTCTGGTATTTGGGTTTGTGGCCTGCTCTACCCCTTAGACAAGTAAGATTGGCACTCAAGGGATGAAGTTCGTTCTCAGATGCAAATTTGTGTTTTGAATTTGGTTCTCTTACATTGTCACTACCTCACTCATTCGTGCTTTCAGCATTCAGGAAAAACATTTGATGTTCCATACACATTTATGAGAGGAGCATTTTTTCTCCTAGTCCAAAAATGAGGGTAGTCTCACCTCATACTCTTTTGCTATCCTGTTCGTGAATCTATAGACTATTGtctggttgggatttttttaacctTCTTTTACTGCAAATAATATTGTTTAAACATATTAAATAAAAACTTGATGGTAATAAGATGAAAAGTCCTCATATATTGAATCAACTGCAGTATATTTTATGAAAGCTTGATTTGTTAGTCTTGAATCCTAGAATGGAACTTCAAACTATTTAAATTGTTTGCACCCATTTTTGTATTCCAGATGCCCATTTTCACATCTCTCCTCATGTGTTTAGGATTA is a window from the Zonotrichia albicollis isolate bZonAlb1 chromosome 6, bZonAlb1.hap1, whole genome shotgun sequence genome containing:
- the VTI1B gene encoding vesicle transport through interaction with t-SNAREs homolog 1B, coding for MAAWPGLQLPAGSARAGPGGGSAGRGRAGGCGTMAGRGSASSEHLERLHEIFRGLHGDLRAIPERLRGSAAEEKKKLVREFDEKQREANETLREMEEELKYAPVPFRNQMMSKIRAYRRDLSMFQRDMRSTDLGLGRGNQGDTKYGIFATENEQSTNLQSQRVLLLQGTDSLNRASESIERSQRIAAETDQIGTDIIEELGEQREQLERTKSRLVNTSENLSKSRKILRSMSRRITTNKLLLSIIIILELAILGGVVYYKFFRKK